A region from the Cryptosporangium arvum DSM 44712 genome encodes:
- a CDS encoding urea amidolyase associated protein UAAP1, with translation MTRDTSTVSAARDDARARAGTRADWMPYLPASSSPHAPAGLDPSTLTWAETVAPGGYTAKVVARGTRIRLTDVTGDACAHVLLYNAVAPWERLNVADTQKIPWQAYLGPGHPLLSGDGRVLATVVADTSTRHDAFCGTTSDAWNERKYGKAAPEGPSPSGRALFTLAAAKHDLGPRDLPPSVSFFQGVRVQPDGGFRWLGSAGPGDVDLLAELPLIVLIANTAHPLDPREAFTVGPVRVHAWTSVPTRADDATTPETHRAYLNTIDYAEARGL, from the coding sequence ATGACCCGCGACACGTCCACTGTGTCCGCCGCCCGCGACGACGCCAGGGCGCGAGCGGGCACCCGTGCCGACTGGATGCCCTACCTCCCGGCGTCGAGCTCGCCGCACGCCCCGGCCGGTCTCGACCCGAGCACCCTGACCTGGGCCGAGACCGTGGCGCCGGGCGGCTACACGGCCAAGGTCGTGGCCCGGGGCACGCGGATCCGGCTCACCGACGTCACCGGCGACGCCTGTGCGCACGTTCTGCTCTACAACGCGGTGGCCCCGTGGGAACGGCTGAACGTCGCCGACACCCAGAAGATCCCGTGGCAGGCCTACCTCGGCCCTGGTCACCCCCTGCTCTCCGGCGACGGCAGGGTGCTCGCCACGGTCGTGGCCGACACGTCGACCCGGCACGACGCGTTCTGCGGCACGACGTCCGACGCGTGGAACGAACGGAAGTACGGCAAAGCCGCACCCGAGGGGCCCAGCCCCTCCGGGCGCGCGCTGTTCACGCTGGCCGCGGCGAAACACGACCTCGGCCCCCGCGATCTTCCCCCCAGCGTCTCGTTCTTCCAGGGGGTCCGCGTGCAGCCGGACGGCGGCTTCCGCTGGCTCGGGAGCGCCGGCCCCGGCGACGTCGACCTGCTCGCGGAGTTGCCGCTGATCGTGCTGATCGCCAACACCGCCCATCCCCTGGACCCGCGGGAGGCGTTCACCGTCGGCCCGGTGCGCGTGCACGCGTGGACGTCGGTGCCGACCCGCGCGGACGACGCCACCACACCGGAGACGCACCGGGCGTACCTCAACACGATCGACTACGCGGAGGCCCGAGGGCTATGA
- a CDS encoding urea amidolyase associated protein UAAP2, with product MSDALIPGTVVLDDPVAPRAPWSGVVAAGHVLTIVDVGGNQSADCLIYADADRTERYSVPDTLSWQGNAYVREGTVLRSQYGNPLMTVVGNEVARQDTIGGACGKESNTLRYGYHTAHQHGCRENFLSEAARHGLGARDVVSNLNWFMNVPVEDDGTLGIVDGISGPGKRVALRADVDVLVLVSNCPQMNNPCNDFQPTPLRMIVTVPE from the coding sequence ATGAGTGACGCGCTGATCCCCGGCACGGTCGTGCTCGACGATCCGGTGGCACCCCGCGCGCCCTGGTCGGGTGTCGTCGCCGCCGGGCACGTGCTGACGATCGTCGACGTCGGCGGCAACCAGTCCGCCGACTGCCTGATCTACGCCGACGCCGACCGCACCGAGCGCTACAGCGTGCCGGACACGCTCAGCTGGCAGGGCAACGCGTACGTCCGGGAGGGCACGGTGCTGCGCAGCCAGTACGGCAACCCGCTGATGACCGTCGTCGGCAACGAGGTGGCGCGGCAGGACACGATCGGCGGCGCGTGCGGCAAGGAGTCGAACACGCTCCGGTACGGCTACCACACCGCCCACCAGCACGGGTGCCGGGAGAACTTCCTGTCCGAGGCGGCCCGGCACGGCCTGGGCGCCCGGGACGTCGTGTCCAACCTCAACTGGTTCATGAACGTGCCGGTGGAGGACGACGGGACGCTCGGCATCGTCGACGGCATCTCCGGGCCGGGCAAACGGGTCGCGCTGCGCGCGGACGTCGACGTGCTCGTCCTGGTCAGCAACTGCCCGCAGATGAACAACCCGTGCAACGACTTCCAACCGACGCCACTCCGGATGATCGTGACGGTGCCGGAATGA
- the uca gene encoding urea carboxylase: MSFDTLLIANRGEIARRIVRSARALGMRTVAVFSDADRAAPHVREADTAVRLGPAPARDSYLRADAILDAAAATGAGAIHPGYGFLSENVAFARACAEAGLAFVGPTPEQIAAFGAKHTARELATAAGVPLLAGTGLLESAEAAVAAAEAIGLPVMLKATGGGGGIGLQACHSLPEVRAAYDRVARLAAANFGSAGVFLERLVRPARHVEVQLFGDGAGRVAVIGDRDCSLQRRNQKVIEEAPAPALPDAVRAEIARTAAGLARSVRYRSAGTVEFVYDPVREEAAFLEVNTRLQVEHPVTEVAYGVDLVDAMLRLARGDVLDELFDRRWRANGVAVEARVYAEDPDRNNAPSTGLVTRAEFPDDVRVDAWIETGLEVTPHYDPMLAKVIAAGASRAAALDALGDALAASRVDGLVTNLGLLRALAAGTALRDATHSTSTLDVTADPEPRIDVLEPGALTTVQDLPGRLGHWAVGVPPSGPFDPLALREANRAVGNPDGAPGLEVTATGPSLRFSSAALVCVTGAPADVRVDGAERPMWKPIEVPAGGTLTVGTAPGPGLRLAIAVRGGLDVPQYLGSASTFTLGGFGGHGGRALRAGDVLRPGTAAVVPPAPPGRIPTYTSEWTIGVTEGPHAAPEFFTREALDTFYATGYEVHLNSARTGVRLIGPRPTWARGDGGEAGLHPSNIHDTPYAVGAIDFTGDTPIILGPDGPSLGGFVCPAVVASGELWKVGQLRPGDTVRFVPVREADAAAPVLIGATGDGDDGVLARVDGQPGRPSVTYRRDGDDNLLIEYGEQVLDLGLRMRVHALMTAFDANRPAGVIDATPGIRSLQIHTEGRASRLVGLLRALDDELPATEDLRVPSRRVRLPLSWDDPATRLAIERYMAGVRDDAPWTPWNIEFIRRINGLDSVDDVHRTVFDAEYLVLGLGDVYLGAPVATPLDPRHRLVTTKYNPARTWTAENSVGIGGAYLCVYGMEGPGGYQFVGRTVPIWNRFRRGGLFAEHPWALRFFDRIDWYPVSADELLELRAETDAGRGAFETEDGTFGLAEHQRFLDANADSIAAFRATQAAAFAAEKDRWHASGEFDVRPEPPPAPTAAPVDVPEGSIAVTAPFGATVWQVSARPGDSVAGGDRILALEAMKMETPVIAPQDGEVVGIYVTPGDAVSAGQVLFAIRTPAEVAA, translated from the coding sequence ATGAGCTTCGACACGCTGCTGATCGCGAACCGGGGCGAGATCGCGCGCCGGATCGTCCGCTCGGCCCGCGCGCTCGGGATGAGGACCGTCGCGGTCTTCTCCGACGCCGACCGGGCCGCGCCGCACGTCCGGGAGGCCGACACCGCGGTCCGGCTCGGCCCGGCGCCGGCCCGCGACTCCTACCTCCGCGCCGACGCGATCCTCGATGCCGCCGCCGCGACCGGCGCGGGCGCGATCCACCCCGGCTACGGCTTCCTCTCCGAGAACGTCGCGTTCGCGCGGGCGTGCGCGGAGGCCGGGCTGGCGTTCGTGGGCCCGACCCCCGAGCAGATCGCGGCGTTCGGCGCCAAACACACCGCCCGGGAGCTGGCCACCGCGGCCGGTGTCCCGCTGCTGGCCGGGACCGGGCTGCTGGAGTCGGCCGAAGCCGCCGTGGCCGCGGCCGAGGCGATCGGCCTGCCGGTCATGCTGAAAGCCACCGGCGGTGGGGGCGGCATCGGCCTGCAGGCCTGCCATTCGCTGCCCGAGGTGCGCGCCGCCTACGACCGGGTCGCGCGGCTCGCCGCGGCGAACTTCGGCTCGGCCGGGGTGTTCCTGGAACGGCTGGTCCGCCCGGCCCGCCACGTCGAGGTGCAGCTGTTCGGCGACGGCGCCGGGCGGGTCGCGGTGATCGGCGACCGCGACTGCTCGCTGCAGCGGCGTAACCAGAAGGTCATCGAGGAGGCACCGGCACCGGCGCTACCCGACGCGGTCCGCGCCGAGATCGCCCGCACCGCCGCCGGGCTCGCGCGGTCGGTGCGCTACCGCTCGGCCGGCACGGTGGAGTTCGTCTACGACCCGGTCCGGGAAGAGGCCGCGTTCCTCGAGGTCAACACCCGCCTGCAGGTCGAGCACCCGGTCACCGAGGTCGCCTACGGGGTGGACCTGGTCGACGCCATGCTGCGGCTCGCGCGCGGCGACGTCCTCGACGAACTGTTCGACCGCCGGTGGCGCGCGAACGGGGTCGCGGTCGAGGCCCGTGTCTACGCCGAGGACCCCGACAGGAACAACGCGCCGTCGACGGGTCTGGTGACGCGGGCCGAGTTCCCGGACGACGTCCGGGTGGACGCCTGGATCGAGACCGGCCTCGAGGTCACGCCGCACTACGACCCGATGCTCGCGAAGGTGATCGCGGCCGGCGCGTCCCGCGCGGCCGCGCTCGACGCGCTGGGTGACGCGCTCGCCGCGAGCCGCGTCGACGGCCTGGTCACCAACCTGGGCCTGCTCCGCGCGCTGGCGGCCGGTACCGCGCTGCGGGACGCGACGCATTCGACGTCCACGCTCGACGTCACCGCCGACCCCGAGCCGCGCATCGACGTGCTCGAGCCGGGCGCGCTCACGACCGTGCAGGACCTGCCCGGGCGGCTGGGCCACTGGGCGGTCGGCGTGCCGCCGTCGGGCCCGTTCGACCCGCTCGCGCTGCGGGAGGCCAACCGCGCCGTGGGCAACCCCGACGGCGCGCCCGGCCTCGAGGTCACCGCGACCGGCCCGTCCCTGCGGTTCTCGTCGGCCGCGCTGGTCTGCGTGACCGGAGCACCGGCGGACGTCCGCGTCGACGGGGCCGAGCGCCCGATGTGGAAGCCGATCGAGGTTCCCGCGGGCGGCACGCTCACCGTCGGCACCGCGCCCGGGCCCGGCCTGCGCCTCGCGATCGCCGTCCGCGGCGGGCTCGACGTGCCGCAGTACCTGGGCAGCGCGTCCACGTTCACGCTCGGGGGCTTCGGCGGCCACGGCGGGCGGGCGCTGCGGGCCGGCGACGTCCTGCGCCCCGGCACCGCCGCGGTCGTGCCCCCCGCACCGCCCGGCCGGATCCCCACCTACACCTCGGAGTGGACGATCGGCGTCACCGAGGGGCCGCACGCCGCGCCGGAGTTCTTCACCCGCGAGGCCCTGGACACGTTCTACGCCACCGGCTACGAGGTGCACCTCAACTCCGCCCGCACCGGCGTGCGGCTGATCGGCCCCCGCCCCACCTGGGCCCGGGGCGACGGCGGCGAGGCGGGCCTGCACCCGTCGAACATCCACGACACCCCGTACGCCGTCGGCGCGATCGACTTCACCGGCGACACCCCGATCATCCTCGGCCCGGACGGCCCCAGCCTGGGCGGATTCGTCTGCCCGGCCGTCGTCGCCAGCGGGGAGCTGTGGAAGGTGGGGCAGCTGCGCCCGGGCGACACCGTCCGGTTCGTCCCCGTCCGCGAGGCGGACGCCGCCGCCCCGGTCCTGATCGGAGCCACCGGCGACGGCGACGACGGCGTCCTCGCCCGGGTGGACGGACAGCCCGGCCGGCCGAGCGTCACCTACCGCCGCGACGGCGACGACAACCTGCTGATCGAGTACGGCGAGCAGGTCCTCGACCTGGGCCTGCGGATGCGTGTCCACGCGCTGATGACCGCCTTCGACGCGAACCGGCCGGCCGGCGTCATCGACGCCACCCCCGGTATCCGGTCGCTCCAGATCCACACCGAGGGACGCGCGAGCCGACTGGTCGGGCTCCTCCGCGCGCTCGACGACGAACTCCCGGCCACCGAGGACCTGCGCGTCCCCTCCCGGCGGGTGCGGCTGCCGCTGTCCTGGGACGACCCCGCCACCCGCCTGGCGATCGAGCGGTACATGGCCGGCGTCCGCGACGACGCACCGTGGACGCCGTGGAACATCGAGTTCATCCGCCGGATCAACGGCCTGGACTCCGTCGACGACGTCCACCGCACGGTGTTCGACGCCGAGTACCTGGTCCTCGGCCTCGGCGACGTCTACCTCGGCGCTCCGGTCGCGACCCCGCTCGACCCCCGCCATCGCCTGGTCACCACAAAGTACAACCCGGCGCGCACCTGGACCGCGGAGAACTCCGTCGGCATCGGCGGTGCCTACCTGTGCGTCTACGGCATGGAAGGGCCCGGCGGCTACCAGTTCGTCGGGCGCACGGTGCCGATCTGGAACCGGTTCCGGCGCGGCGGCCTGTTCGCCGAACACCCGTGGGCACTGCGGTTCTTCGACCGCATCGACTGGTACCCGGTGAGCGCCGACGAACTGCTCGAGCTGCGCGCCGAGACCGACGCCGGCCGCGGGGCGTTCGAAACCGAGGACGGCACGTTCGGCCTGGCCGAACACCAGCGTTTCCTGGACGCGAACGCGGACTCGATCGCGGCGTTCCGGGCCACCCAGGCCGCCGCGTTCGCCGCCGAGAAGGACCGCTGGCACGCGTCCGGCGAGTTCGACGTCCGGCCCGAGCCGCCGCCCGCGCCGACCGCGGCGCCGGTGGACGTCCCCGAGGGCTCGATCGCGGTCACCGCCCCGTTCGGTGCCACCGTCTGGCAGGTCTCGGCCCGGCCCGGGGATTCCGTCGCCGGCGGCGACCGGATCCTCGCCCTGGAGGCGATGAAGATGGAGACGCCGGTGATCGCTCCGCAGGACGGCGAAGTCGTCGGGATCTACGTCACGCCCGGCGACGCGGTCTCCGCGGGCCAGGTGCTGTTCGCGATCCGGACGCCGGCCGAGGTGGCGGCGTGA
- a CDS encoding allophanate hydrolase, whose product MIADRVRAAYRRITRADRPEIWITLRPEEDVLAEAATIDPALPLAGLLAAVKGNIDVAGLPTTAGAPSFAYSPAADATAVARLRAAGALVLGTTNLDQFATGLVGTRSPYGAVRNAFDAERISGGSSSGSAVAVALDLVDLALGTDTAGSGRVPAALNGIVGVKPTRGLIPTTGVVPACRSLDCVTVFARDLRLARRTAELLSGPDGVDPLAREFVAAPSTGVVRLAVPAPEHLDGLADGWADAFRAAVERFRAAGAQIVEVDVAPLLEAASLLYDGAFVAERTLAVGAHLRAHAELIGSTLDPTVASIVLGGERFTAVDAFRDRRRLDELGAAGRAALAGVTALLTPTTTGHPTLAQVAADPVGANARMGRWTNFANLLDLASLAVPAGAVDGLPFGVMLTGPAFSDRTLAALAQLFADPPIDLFVVGAHLSGHPLNHQLVSAGGSCLGPAGTTPDYRLYALDTVPPKPGLLRHPDGASITGEVWRLPAAGFGVFVAGLPQPMTIGAVTLSDGRTVRGFLAEPIATRDATDITSHGSWPAALAAGNALTDGDARVDGEARVDGEARVDGGARVDGGALADGDARAAGDALADG is encoded by the coding sequence GTGATCGCCGACCGGGTGCGCGCGGCGTACCGGCGGATCACGCGGGCCGATCGGCCGGAAATCTGGATCACCCTCCGGCCCGAGGAGGACGTGCTGGCCGAGGCGGCGACGATCGACCCCGCCCTCCCGCTCGCCGGCCTGCTCGCCGCGGTCAAAGGCAACATCGACGTGGCCGGGCTGCCCACCACCGCCGGCGCCCCGTCGTTCGCCTATTCCCCGGCGGCCGACGCCACCGCGGTCGCCCGCCTGCGCGCCGCCGGGGCGCTCGTGCTCGGCACCACGAACCTCGACCAGTTCGCCACCGGGTTGGTCGGCACCCGCAGCCCGTACGGGGCGGTCCGCAACGCGTTCGACGCCGAGCGCATCTCCGGCGGTTCGAGCTCGGGCTCGGCCGTCGCGGTCGCGCTCGACCTCGTCGACCTGGCGCTCGGCACCGACACCGCGGGCAGCGGCCGGGTTCCCGCCGCGCTGAACGGGATCGTCGGCGTCAAACCGACACGCGGTCTCATCCCGACGACCGGTGTCGTACCGGCGTGCCGCAGCCTCGACTGCGTCACGGTGTTCGCCCGTGACCTGCGCCTGGCCCGCCGCACGGCCGAGCTGCTCAGCGGCCCCGACGGGGTCGATCCCCTGGCGCGGGAGTTCGTCGCGGCGCCGTCCACCGGGGTGGTGCGGCTGGCGGTCCCGGCCCCCGAGCACCTCGACGGGCTCGCCGATGGATGGGCGGACGCGTTCCGGGCCGCCGTGGAGCGGTTCCGCGCCGCCGGAGCGCAGATCGTCGAGGTCGACGTCGCCCCGTTGCTGGAGGCCGCGTCGCTGCTCTACGACGGCGCGTTCGTGGCCGAGCGGACGCTGGCGGTCGGGGCGCACCTGCGCGCGCACGCCGAGCTGATCGGCTCCACCCTCGACCCGACCGTCGCGAGCATCGTCCTCGGCGGTGAGCGGTTCACGGCGGTGGACGCGTTCCGCGACCGGCGACGTCTCGACGAGCTCGGCGCGGCCGGGCGGGCGGCCCTGGCCGGCGTCACCGCCCTGCTCACCCCCACCACCACCGGGCACCCCACCCTGGCCCAGGTCGCCGCGGACCCGGTCGGCGCGAACGCCCGGATGGGGCGCTGGACCAACTTCGCGAACCTGCTCGACCTGGCGTCGCTGGCGGTGCCGGCGGGGGCCGTCGACGGGCTGCCGTTCGGCGTGATGCTCACCGGACCCGCGTTCAGCGACCGCACACTCGCCGCCCTCGCGCAGCTGTTCGCCGACCCGCCGATCGACCTGTTCGTCGTCGGCGCCCACCTGTCCGGCCATCCGCTCAACCACCAGCTCGTGTCGGCGGGCGGGTCGTGCCTCGGCCCGGCCGGGACCACACCCGACTACCGCCTCTACGCGCTGGACACCGTGCCGCCCAAACCCGGCCTGCTGCGCCACCCCGACGGCGCGTCGATCACCGGCGAGGTGTGGCGACTGCCGGCCGCCGGCTTCGGCGTCTTCGTCGCCGGCCTGCCCCAGCCGATGACGATCGGCGCGGTGACGCTCTCCGACGGCCGCACCGTCCGCGGCTTCCTGGCCGAACCGATCGCGACCAGGGACGCGACCGACATCACGTCCCACGGCTCCTGGCCGGCCGCGCTCGCAGCCGGCAACGCGCTCACGGACGGGGATGCCCGTGTCGACGGGGAGGCCCGTGTCGACGGGGAGGCCCGTGTGGACGGGGGTGCCCGTGTGGACGGGGGTGCGCTCGCGGACGGGGACGCCCGCGCCGCCGGGGATGCGCTCGCGGACGGCTGA
- a CDS encoding alkaline phosphatase PhoX, whose translation MTEAVSRRSALALGTAGALGITFAGSIDAIAGTAATAAATSPTGTDGYGPLVADPAGLLALPKGFKYTIVAEAGKTKLESGQPTPSDADGTASFPGHRGLTLVNNHENDGTEPYPVPALEGLTYDPAAKGGTTNIDVDHHGKRIREYVSLAGTHNNCAGGKTPWGTWLTCEETEQKAVAPYTKDHGYVFEVDPFDRAANKNPVPLKFLGRYSHEAVAVDPHNHTIYLTEDANEPHGLFYRWTPPEGFHGGKGALRRLAARGDTAGSLRAMSCSLDGKHVADLSQATKPGTKYKVTWVDVPDRDAKSVSVRKQFRAGQVTGSRKLEGAWWGHHGAYFVASYARKTDGSVAEHDGQVWFYDPRSSTVTLETIFGVNKAPEKDGAFDGPDNITVSPYGGVIIAEDGEGVQHLVGVTDRGASYALARNDLNDSEFTGPNFSADGSILFANIQSPGYVLAITGPWTRVR comes from the coding sequence ATGACCGAGGCAGTATCCCGCCGTTCCGCCCTGGCTCTGGGCACCGCCGGTGCCCTGGGCATCACGTTCGCCGGAAGCATCGACGCGATCGCGGGCACCGCTGCTACCGCCGCGGCGACGAGCCCGACCGGCACCGACGGCTACGGGCCGTTGGTAGCCGACCCGGCCGGCCTGCTGGCCCTGCCGAAGGGCTTCAAGTACACGATCGTCGCCGAGGCCGGGAAGACGAAGCTGGAGTCGGGTCAGCCGACGCCCAGCGACGCCGACGGCACCGCGAGTTTCCCCGGCCACCGCGGCCTGACGCTCGTCAACAACCACGAGAACGACGGCACCGAGCCCTACCCGGTGCCGGCGCTCGAGGGCCTCACGTACGACCCGGCGGCCAAGGGCGGCACGACGAACATCGACGTCGACCACCACGGCAAGCGGATCCGGGAGTACGTCAGCCTGGCCGGCACCCACAACAACTGCGCCGGCGGCAAGACGCCCTGGGGTACCTGGCTGACCTGTGAGGAGACCGAGCAGAAGGCGGTCGCCCCGTACACCAAGGACCACGGGTACGTCTTCGAGGTCGACCCGTTCGACCGGGCCGCCAACAAGAACCCGGTGCCGCTGAAGTTCCTCGGGCGGTACTCGCACGAGGCCGTCGCGGTCGACCCGCACAACCACACGATCTACCTCACCGAGGACGCGAACGAGCCGCACGGACTGTTCTACCGCTGGACCCCGCCGGAGGGCTTCCACGGCGGCAAGGGCGCGCTGCGCCGGCTGGCGGCCCGGGGCGACACCGCGGGTTCGCTCCGGGCGATGAGCTGCTCGCTGGACGGCAAACACGTCGCCGACCTGTCCCAGGCCACCAAGCCGGGCACGAAGTACAAGGTCACGTGGGTCGACGTTCCCGACCGGGACGCGAAGAGCGTGTCGGTGCGCAAGCAGTTCCGCGCCGGGCAGGTCACCGGTAGCCGCAAGCTCGAGGGCGCGTGGTGGGGCCACCACGGCGCGTACTTCGTCGCCAGCTACGCGCGGAAGACCGACGGCAGCGTCGCCGAGCACGACGGCCAGGTGTGGTTCTACGACCCGCGGTCGAGCACGGTGACGCTGGAGACGATCTTCGGGGTCAACAAGGCGCCGGAGAAGGACGGCGCGTTCGACGGGCCGGACAACATCACGGTGTCGCCCTACGGCGGCGTGATCATCGCCGAGGACGGCGAGGGCGTCCAGCACCTGGTCGGCGTCACCGACCGGGGTGCGTCGTACGCGCTGGCCCGCAACGACCTCAACGACAGCGAGTTCACCGGTCCGAACTTCAGCGCCGACGGCTCGATCCTGTTCGCGAACATCCAGTCGCCGGGCTACGTCCTGGCCATCACCGGCCCCTGGACCCGCGTCCGCTGA
- a CDS encoding SMP-30/gluconolactonase/LRE family protein, producing MTDRDVRTVFSGGGFFEGPRWRDGTWWVSDFYRHTVSRITPDGHETVLAEVEQQPSGLGWLPDGSLVIVSMKDQRLLRWTDGALTELVDLSPHCGGHLNDLVIDEAGRIYVGDFGFDLMGGGDLRTARLKRVDPDGTVSVVADGLYFPNGSVITPDGSTLIVGETLGNRYTAFDLAADGALSNRREWATFAPAPTGSTTEEVLGQLVVAPDGCALDAEGHLWAADAVGGRVIRVAPGGAIVDEIRAPDELGIYACMLGGEDGRTLLMCAAPDFYEHLRAPVREAVLLSTTVDVPHAGRP from the coding sequence ATGACGGACAGAGACGTTCGGACGGTCTTCAGCGGCGGCGGGTTCTTCGAGGGGCCGAGGTGGCGTGACGGCACCTGGTGGGTCTCGGACTTCTATCGGCACACGGTCAGCCGGATCACCCCGGACGGACACGAAACGGTCCTCGCCGAGGTGGAGCAGCAGCCGTCCGGGCTGGGCTGGTTGCCCGACGGGTCGCTGGTCATCGTCTCGATGAAGGACCAGCGGCTCCTCCGGTGGACCGACGGCGCGCTCACCGAGCTCGTCGACCTGTCCCCGCACTGCGGCGGCCACCTCAACGACCTGGTGATCGACGAGGCGGGGCGCATCTACGTCGGCGACTTCGGCTTCGACCTGATGGGCGGCGGTGACCTGCGGACCGCGCGGCTCAAGCGCGTCGACCCCGACGGCACGGTGAGCGTCGTCGCCGACGGCCTGTACTTCCCGAACGGCTCGGTCATCACGCCGGACGGCTCGACGCTCATCGTCGGCGAGACGCTCGGCAACCGCTACACCGCGTTCGACCTGGCCGCCGACGGAGCGCTGAGCAACCGCCGCGAGTGGGCCACGTTCGCGCCGGCACCGACCGGCAGCACCACCGAGGAGGTGCTCGGGCAGCTCGTCGTGGCGCCCGACGGGTGCGCGCTGGACGCCGAGGGCCACCTCTGGGCCGCCGACGCGGTGGGCGGCCGGGTGATCCGGGTCGCGCCGGGTGGGGCGATCGTCGACGAGATCCGCGCGCCGGACGAGCTCGGCATCTACGCCTGCATGCTCGGCGGGGAGGACGGCCGGACGCTGCTGATGTGCGCGGCGCCGGACTTCTACGAGCACCTGCGCGCGCCGGTGCGTGAAGCCGTCCTCCTGTCCACCACGGTGGACGTCCCGCACGCCGGCCGGCCCTGA
- a CDS encoding SGNH/GDSL hydrolase family protein has product MPYRHVVALGSSFAAGPGIPPVVDRVAGRSGHNYAHLVAEGLGARLTDLTVSGATTATILETPQRVARTTYPPQVSGVPADADLVTLTAGGNDLGYLASVLRLAWANRFRRHWWTRPLGNRLARGPVPVLDTDVVVDGLGAIVEAVRARAPEARVVLVDYLTIFDEKITAEPFDQAQHRALRALGRRVNGAFVLAAQNTGADLIQASVLSAAHGVGTPEEWVNGFRRSSAAFHPNAAGMRAIADELLLTLAAT; this is encoded by the coding sequence ATGCCGTACCGACACGTCGTAGCGCTGGGCAGCTCGTTCGCCGCCGGGCCGGGGATCCCGCCGGTCGTCGACCGGGTCGCGGGCCGCTCCGGCCACAACTACGCCCACCTCGTCGCGGAGGGCCTGGGGGCGCGGCTGACCGACCTCACGGTCTCCGGCGCCACCACCGCGACGATCCTCGAGACGCCCCAGCGGGTCGCCCGCACGACGTATCCGCCGCAGGTGAGCGGCGTCCCGGCGGACGCCGACCTGGTCACCCTGACCGCCGGCGGCAACGACCTCGGGTATCTCGCGTCCGTGCTCCGGCTGGCCTGGGCGAACCGCTTCCGGCGCCATTGGTGGACCCGGCCGCTGGGCAACCGGCTCGCCCGCGGGCCGGTGCCGGTGCTCGACACCGACGTCGTGGTGGACGGCCTCGGCGCGATCGTGGAGGCCGTCCGCGCCCGGGCCCCGGAGGCGCGGGTGGTGCTCGTCGACTACCTCACGATCTTCGACGAGAAGATCACCGCCGAGCCGTTCGACCAGGCCCAGCACCGGGCGCTGCGAGCCCTCGGGCGCCGGGTCAACGGCGCGTTCGTGCTGGCCGCCCAGAACACCGGCGCCGACCTGATCCAGGCGTCGGTGCTCAGCGCCGCCCACGGCGTCGGCACGCCCGAGGAGTGGGTGAACGGGTTCCGGCGCTCGTCGGCGGCCTTCCACCCGAACGCCGCCGGGATGCGGGCGATCGCCGACGAACTGCTGCTGACTCTGGCCGCGACCTAG